The following proteins come from a genomic window of Posidoniimonas corsicana:
- a CDS encoding DUF1559 domain-containing protein — MRPSTTSKQPGFTLVELLVVIAIIGVLVALLLPAVQSAREAARRMSCVNKLKNLGLAAHNYHDTAGHFPASMGMYAGIDGSDGDGPAAGWIPQMLPQLEQQPLYDRFKDAGAFEGVFTLGVCFRGGLPGERGLASRNNGISVPELMKSQLEVLACPSDANAQQLSDQQFGWGGCQVAVTSYKGVLGDTVVGESDGTTFTNSNSQFPSGNYDQGVPAGVGTTARDCHRDTRCRGIFFRQAWRRPVKISKVTDGTSNTLLFGEDVPKYNYHSAAFYADGDWCSCNTPINNLMNLPPDSVNADFWWDQRGFRSLHPGGANFCSADGSVRFIADGVDNEFYRTSCTRNGEEVTDDSQ, encoded by the coding sequence ATGCGACCCTCAACTACGTCCAAGCAGCCCGGGTTTACGCTGGTCGAGCTGCTCGTCGTGATCGCGATCATCGGCGTGCTGGTCGCGTTGCTGCTGCCGGCCGTGCAGTCGGCCCGAGAGGCGGCGCGGCGGATGAGCTGCGTCAACAAGCTCAAGAACTTGGGCCTGGCCGCCCACAACTATCACGACACCGCCGGGCACTTCCCCGCCAGCATGGGCATGTACGCCGGGATCGACGGCTCCGACGGCGACGGCCCCGCCGCCGGCTGGATACCGCAGATGCTGCCGCAGCTCGAGCAGCAGCCGCTGTACGACCGGTTCAAGGACGCGGGCGCCTTCGAGGGCGTATTCACCCTGGGGGTCTGCTTCCGCGGCGGGCTGCCTGGCGAACGCGGCCTTGCGTCGCGGAACAACGGGATCTCTGTCCCAGAGCTTATGAAATCGCAGCTAGAGGTGCTCGCCTGCCCGTCCGACGCCAACGCCCAACAGCTCTCCGACCAGCAGTTCGGTTGGGGCGGCTGCCAGGTGGCGGTCACGAGCTACAAGGGCGTGCTGGGTGATACCGTGGTCGGCGAATCGGACGGCACCACCTTCACGAACTCCAACTCCCAATTCCCCAGCGGGAACTATGACCAAGGCGTGCCCGCCGGGGTTGGCACCACGGCCCGCGACTGTCACCGCGACACCCGCTGCCGCGGCATCTTCTTCCGCCAGGCGTGGCGCCGGCCGGTCAAGATCTCGAAGGTTACCGACGGGACCAGCAACACACTGCTGTTTGGCGAAGACGTACCGAAGTACAACTACCACTCGGCCGCGTTCTACGCCGACGGCGACTGGTGCAGCTGCAACACACCGATCAATAATCTGATGAACCTGCCCCCCGACTCGGTCAATGCCGACTTCTGGTGGGACCAGCGTGGGTTCCGCAGCCTGCACCCGGGCGGCGCCAATTTCTGCTCGGCGGACGGCTCCGTCCGCTTTATAGCCGATGGCGTCGACAATGAGTTCTACCGGACCAGCTGCACCCGCAACGGCGAGGAGGTAACGGATGACTCGCAGTAG
- a CDS encoding glycoside hydrolase family 16 protein: MPYRPTIPPKERMQYSRLLTTALVLLVPTPSLAAEPDGNGWKLVWSEDFETLDKDRWTLVDSHRPTNNSRHAYLPSQVSVENGRLVLLSEAVPSQDLPYRSGQVISKRAWKHGRWEVRAKLPATRGVWPAIWLLPDVDKYRWPSGGEIDIMENRGNEPHLTSSAFHYGTNPPYRHEFVFEEQQTRRNGELVDYTKDFHTYAVDWDEHGLTFSVDGVSHFRVDDSQVEDFLSKHAAPMQLVLNTAIGGDFLPDPDTSTVWPQRFEIDWVRVYERDGAPARKALVNGSFDADGGSLRGWTNFGVDLRDNPNVTAAPKTGVDGGAALKLFGTFGTGSQYSGVSQGIDVTAGQHVRASVQTFVSPDDSIAGGGNTAVAKIEFYRRFAARFESPDLIGVEEVVIATGDSKPGRWRRHMLDAVAPEGAVEARLAIVFHQPNQEAGALFVDDAQLTASKPSADCP; the protein is encoded by the coding sequence ATGCCATATCGCCCGACCATTCCGCCCAAGGAACGCATGCAGTACAGCCGCCTATTGACGACTGCACTAGTGCTGCTCGTGCCGACGCCCTCGCTTGCCGCAGAGCCCGACGGGAACGGTTGGAAGCTGGTTTGGAGCGAAGACTTCGAGACGCTCGACAAGGACCGCTGGACGCTGGTTGACAGCCACAGACCGACCAACAACTCGCGACACGCGTACCTGCCGAGTCAGGTCAGCGTGGAAAACGGGCGTCTGGTGCTGCTCTCCGAGGCGGTCCCGTCACAGGATCTGCCGTACCGCTCAGGCCAGGTGATCTCTAAGCGGGCGTGGAAGCACGGACGCTGGGAGGTGCGGGCGAAGCTGCCGGCCACACGCGGCGTCTGGCCGGCAATCTGGTTGCTGCCCGACGTCGACAAGTATCGCTGGCCCAGCGGCGGCGAGATCGACATCATGGAGAACCGCGGCAACGAGCCGCACCTCACCAGCAGTGCGTTCCACTACGGCACGAACCCGCCCTACCGGCACGAGTTCGTGTTTGAGGAACAGCAAACGCGCCGCAACGGCGAGCTAGTCGATTACACGAAGGACTTCCACACCTATGCCGTCGACTGGGATGAGCACGGGCTGACCTTCTCTGTGGACGGCGTCAGCCACTTCCGAGTGGACGACAGCCAGGTGGAAGACTTCTTGTCGAAGCACGCCGCGCCGATGCAGCTGGTGCTGAATACCGCGATCGGTGGAGACTTTCTGCCTGACCCGGATACCTCGACCGTCTGGCCACAACGGTTTGAAATCGACTGGGTCCGCGTTTACGAGCGGGATGGCGCCCCCGCGAGGAAGGCTCTAGTGAACGGCAGCTTCGACGCCGACGGTGGGTCGCTCCGCGGTTGGACGAACTTTGGAGTCGACCTCCGCGACAACCCTAACGTGACCGCCGCCCCGAAAACCGGCGTCGACGGCGGCGCCGCGCTGAAGCTGTTTGGGACTTTCGGAACGGGATCACAGTACTCCGGGGTTTCACAGGGGATTGATGTCACCGCCGGACAGCACGTACGGGCGTCGGTCCAGACGTTTGTCTCGCCGGACGACAGCATCGCCGGCGGCGGAAACACCGCGGTGGCAAAGATTGAGTTCTATAGGAGGTTCGCCGCCCGGTTCGAGTCCCCCGACCTGATCGGCGTCGAAGAAGTGGTGATCGCCACCGGTGACTCGAAGCCGGGCCGCTGGCGCCGCCACATGCTCGATGCCGTCGCGCCGGAGGGGGCGGTCGAGGCCCGGCTGGCGATTGTGTTCCACCAGCCCAATCAAGAAGCCGGCGCCTTGTTTGTTGACGACGCCCAGCTCACCGCCTCCAAGCCCTCCGCCGACTGCCCCTAG
- a CDS encoding family 16 glycosylhydrolase, translating into MRQRTDLVPTAALIAGALLALAFAQPHATAAVTDVPGWRLTWHDEFDGDSLDQSKWEALNRRDSYNNEKQYYHPDQVAVADGMLQITAIDEPRDGKDYQSGIITSREIFGPGRFEARMDLPTTQGMWPAFWLNANHVDWPKGGEIDILENRGSQPELTSSAYHWQTNPGPCCNQHQYVFEEYTATEGGEPVNFHSGFHTYAAEWDATLLRFYVDGNLHFTVTETPNRPIFETAKNIILNVAVGGHFGGDPNGSTEFPQTMYVDYVRYWNRITAAELSGDYNADGQVDATDYTVWRDSLGSTGLGLAADGSGNGEVGASDYVVWRQNYGATSSATATVPAPGGLAVLAAAALTLCYGRSPRKN; encoded by the coding sequence ATGCGCCAACGCACGGACCTAGTACCGACCGCCGCCTTAATCGCGGGCGCTTTGCTGGCGCTTGCGTTCGCGCAGCCCCATGCGACGGCCGCCGTTACTGATGTGCCTGGCTGGCGCCTTACGTGGCACGACGAGTTCGACGGCGACTCGCTCGACCAATCCAAATGGGAAGCCCTAAACCGCCGTGACAGCTACAACAACGAAAAGCAATACTACCACCCGGACCAGGTGGCGGTCGCCGATGGGATGCTTCAGATAACGGCAATTGATGAGCCGCGTGACGGCAAGGACTACCAGTCGGGCATCATCACCTCGCGGGAAATCTTCGGCCCGGGTAGGTTTGAGGCACGCATGGACCTGCCCACGACCCAGGGAATGTGGCCTGCGTTCTGGCTCAACGCCAACCACGTCGACTGGCCGAAGGGTGGGGAGATCGACATCCTGGAGAACCGCGGCAGCCAACCGGAACTGACCAGCAGCGCCTACCACTGGCAGACCAACCCCGGCCCCTGCTGCAACCAGCACCAGTACGTGTTCGAAGAGTACACCGCCACCGAAGGCGGCGAGCCAGTTAACTTCCACTCCGGGTTCCACACCTACGCCGCCGAGTGGGACGCAACGCTGCTGCGGTTCTACGTTGACGGCAACCTCCATTTCACCGTCACCGAGACGCCCAACCGGCCGATCTTCGAGACTGCCAAGAATATCATCCTGAACGTCGCGGTGGGCGGGCACTTTGGCGGCGACCCCAACGGGTCGACCGAGTTCCCGCAGACGATGTACGTCGACTACGTCCGCTACTGGAACCGCATCACCGCGGCGGAGTTGTCTGGCGACTACAACGCCGACGGGCAGGTCGACGCCACGGACTACACCGTTTGGCGTGACTCGCTGGGCTCAACGGGCCTGGGACTGGCCGCCGATGGATCGGGCAACGGTGAGGTCGGCGCCTCGGACTACGTGGTCTGGCGGCAGAACTACGGCGCCACATCTTCGGCCACGGCTACGGTTCCTGCCCCTGGCGGCTTAGCGGTGCTTGCCGCGGCAGCACTCACACTCTGTTACGGACGTTCCCCGCGTAAGAACTAG
- the bglX gene encoding beta-glucosidase BglX translates to MRPAHCTWILLPLLITAMLPSRPAYAQATGPQTGASRAAALEPTAEPAEAAIRFDLVAGGIDHRINRLIDEMTLDEKIGQLVQLYPEGDQLTDELRARIRGGLIGSVFFAGEASLAEDAQREASASRLGIPLIIARDVVHGFRTIMPIPLGQAATWNPELVRDAARLSALEAKAEGVDWTFAPMVDVCRDPRWGRVAETLGEDPRLASDLAAAMVDGFQLERDGKIHGVAACVKHFAAYGLSEGGRDYNRVSLSEYDLFNTYLPPFRAALDAGCLGLMTTFSEVNGVPGTAHDDLINGVAKGAWRFDGVVVSDWASVTEMVNHGFVPDNRAAARAAVNAGVDMDMCSPAYADHLKGLVAEGQVSERRIDDAVRRVLRMKVALQGGATGQPAPTAESRQAARRLARQSMVLLKNKGVLPLDEESLATVAVIGPMADKPVDQLGCWSLDADAEHSITPLAHLRKRLEGQAEVVYAAGAESSFAKSDDGIMAALAAARQADAVLLFVGEEVVLSGEARSRAELSLPGVQPRLVEEMAALDKPIVMVVMAGRPLAIEREAEAVDAVLYAWHPGSMAGPAIADLLFGVHVPSGRLPITFPRSVGQVPLYYARHNTGRPAPEDYAPLVGSGAEDLPQEFQYRSHYVDKPPTPLYPFGFGLSYTTFEYDSIELSHNELPPSGVLGVRARLTNTGDREAAEIAQLYLRDRVASVVRPVRQLHDHRRVTLKPGESVVLEFAVAADELGFVNNQRDHVIEPGEFDVWVGGDSNATLHAEFRLLEGEGPSAEVASPAVSAETR, encoded by the coding sequence ATGCGACCCGCTCACTGCACCTGGATCCTTCTGCCGCTGCTCATCACGGCCATGCTCCCGAGTCGCCCCGCGTACGCGCAGGCCACGGGCCCCCAAACGGGCGCAAGCCGCGCCGCGGCGCTGGAGCCCACCGCGGAACCGGCTGAGGCGGCGATCCGGTTTGACCTGGTCGCCGGCGGCATTGACCACCGCATCAATCGTCTAATCGATGAGATGACGCTCGACGAGAAGATTGGCCAGCTTGTGCAACTCTACCCAGAGGGAGACCAGCTCACCGACGAGCTGCGGGCCCGGATCCGCGGCGGGCTGATCGGGTCGGTGTTCTTCGCCGGCGAGGCGTCACTAGCCGAGGACGCCCAGCGCGAGGCCTCCGCTTCGCGGCTCGGCATCCCGCTGATCATCGCTCGCGATGTCGTCCACGGATTTCGAACCATCATGCCGATCCCCCTCGGACAGGCGGCGACCTGGAACCCCGAGCTGGTCCGCGATGCCGCGCGGCTGTCCGCCCTGGAGGCCAAAGCCGAGGGAGTGGACTGGACCTTTGCGCCGATGGTCGACGTCTGCCGCGACCCGCGGTGGGGCCGTGTCGCGGAAACGTTGGGCGAGGACCCACGCCTCGCTTCGGACCTGGCGGCCGCAATGGTCGATGGCTTTCAACTTGAACGCGACGGAAAGATCCACGGCGTGGCGGCCTGCGTGAAGCACTTCGCCGCCTACGGCCTGAGCGAAGGGGGACGCGACTACAACCGCGTAAGCCTGTCCGAGTACGACCTGTTCAACACCTACCTGCCACCGTTCAGGGCGGCGCTCGACGCCGGATGCCTGGGGCTCATGACCACCTTCAGCGAGGTCAACGGCGTGCCAGGCACAGCGCACGACGACCTGATTAACGGCGTTGCGAAGGGCGCGTGGCGGTTCGACGGTGTCGTCGTAAGCGATTGGGCGTCGGTCACCGAGATGGTGAATCACGGCTTCGTCCCGGACAATCGCGCCGCCGCGCGGGCGGCGGTCAACGCGGGCGTCGACATGGACATGTGCAGCCCCGCCTACGCCGACCACCTGAAGGGCCTCGTCGCGGAGGGGCAGGTTTCTGAGCGGCGCATCGACGACGCCGTCCGCCGCGTGCTGCGGATGAAGGTCGCCCTACAGGGCGGCGCGACCGGGCAGCCGGCGCCAACCGCCGAATCCCGCCAAGCTGCCCGCCGCCTCGCCCGCCAGAGCATGGTGCTGCTGAAGAACAAGGGCGTTCTGCCGCTAGACGAGGAGTCGCTGGCCACAGTGGCCGTGATTGGACCGATGGCGGACAAGCCGGTGGACCAGCTGGGGTGCTGGTCGCTCGACGCCGACGCTGAGCACAGCATCACGCCACTGGCGCACCTCCGCAAACGGCTGGAGGGCCAAGCCGAGGTAGTCTACGCCGCCGGTGCCGAAAGCAGCTTCGCCAAAAGCGATGACGGCATCATGGCCGCGCTCGCGGCCGCACGACAGGCGGACGCAGTGCTGCTGTTCGTCGGCGAAGAAGTCGTGCTCAGCGGCGAGGCCCGAAGCCGCGCCGAGCTCTCGCTCCCCGGCGTACAGCCGCGACTGGTGGAAGAGATGGCCGCACTCGATAAACCAATCGTCATGGTGGTGATGGCCGGGCGCCCGCTGGCGATCGAACGCGAGGCAGAGGCCGTCGACGCGGTGCTCTACGCGTGGCACCCCGGCTCGATGGCCGGGCCCGCCATCGCCGACCTGCTGTTCGGCGTCCACGTCCCTAGTGGCAGGCTGCCGATCACGTTCCCCCGATCGGTTGGGCAGGTGCCGTTGTATTACGCGCGGCACAACACGGGACGGCCCGCCCCTGAAGATTACGCGCCGCTCGTCGGCTCAGGCGCCGAGGACCTGCCGCAGGAGTTTCAGTACCGGTCGCACTACGTCGACAAACCGCCAACGCCGCTCTACCCATTTGGTTTCGGGCTGTCCTACACCACTTTCGAGTACGACAGCATCGAGCTCTCGCACAACGAATTGCCGCCCAGCGGCGTACTGGGCGTCCGCGCTCGGCTGACCAACACCGGCGACCGCGAGGCGGCGGAGATCGCTCAGCTCTACCTGCGCGACCGCGTGGCCAGCGTCGTCCGACCGGTCAGGCAGCTGCACGACCACCGACGGGTCACGCTCAAGCCGGGCGAGTCGGTTGTGCTAGAGTTCGCGGTCGCGGCTGACGAACTGGGGTTCGTCAACAACCAACGCGACCACGTGATAGAGCCGGGCGAGTTTGACGTCTGGGTCGGAGGCGACAGCAACGCCACACTGCACGCAGAGTTTCGGTTGCTCGAGGGTGAAGGCCCCAGCGCCGAGGTCGCCTCGCCGGCCGTCTCGGCCGAAACGCGCTGA
- a CDS encoding ABC transporter ATP-binding protein, whose amino-acid sequence MSNLEITGLSHAYGPKRVLNDVNLRVGAGQVVALVGPSGCGKSTLLRAILGTHPPTEGTVMVGDKLVDCPTRDVGIVYQHYSLYEFLTARQNVAFGLKLDQTSTPFRWFNPLAWRKLRRRHLEEADDFLAKVGLLPARDQYPSEMSGGMRQRVAIAQALIMKPRVLLLDEPFGALDEATREELQLMLLRLYAENVRAREENREPPYTVIIVTHELNEALFVSDRVIGLSQHHADGANGATIVYDRPAPVFKPEDPKDLTRFIAQKEELIGCVFSESQRRDHRDFITFWEEHDKAPAVAGAPM is encoded by the coding sequence ATGTCGAACCTCGAGATTACTGGACTGTCCCACGCGTACGGCCCGAAGCGGGTGCTGAACGACGTCAACCTCCGCGTTGGGGCAGGGCAGGTGGTCGCGCTGGTTGGGCCCAGCGGTTGTGGCAAGTCGACGCTGCTGCGGGCGATCCTCGGTACGCACCCGCCCACGGAGGGAACCGTGATGGTGGGCGACAAACTGGTCGACTGCCCGACCCGCGATGTTGGCATCGTGTACCAGCACTACAGCTTGTACGAGTTCCTCACCGCAAGGCAGAACGTCGCGTTTGGACTGAAGCTGGACCAGACCAGCACCCCGTTCCGGTGGTTCAACCCGCTTGCGTGGCGGAAGCTGCGACGGCGGCACCTGGAGGAAGCCGATGACTTCCTGGCCAAGGTCGGGCTGCTGCCGGCGCGTGACCAGTACCCAAGTGAAATGTCCGGCGGCATGCGGCAGCGGGTGGCGATCGCCCAGGCGCTGATCATGAAGCCGCGGGTGCTGCTGCTGGACGAGCCCTTCGGCGCCCTAGACGAGGCGACCCGCGAGGAGCTGCAGCTCATGCTGCTCCGCTTGTACGCCGAGAATGTGCGTGCGCGGGAAGAGAATCGGGAGCCGCCCTACACCGTGATCATCGTTACGCACGAACTGAACGAGGCGCTGTTTGTCAGCGACCGCGTGATCGGCTTATCGCAGCACCACGCGGACGGCGCCAATGGGGCGACCATCGTGTACGACCGCCCCGCGCCGGTGTTCAAACCAGAAGACCCAAAGGACCTCACGCGGTTTATTGCGCAGAAGGAAGAGCTGATCGGCTGCGTGTTCAGCGAGTCGCAACGCCGCGACCACCGCGACTTCATCACGTTCTGGGAAGAGCACGACAAGGCGCCCGCGGTCGCCGGCGCGCCGATGTGA
- a CDS encoding aromatic ring-hydroxylating oxygenase subunit alpha produces MDVRFAPDIPIESAPTPPSSWYTEPVVLAAEKRRVFQTAWIAVGRADQLAGPGSYFTGNLVGNPYIVLRDDDGGLRAFHNVCRHHAAVVAQECGRASELVCPYHGWTYRLDGRLKRAPHMGRMEGVNVGDLGLPPISVEQWGPFVLIDLDGPQGGPGNPRDLAADVGPLNPPLDELGFQHMQWVERRTYTINCNWKVFVENSLDGGYHVAYAHEQLAGSLEFDGYATSIFDRGSVQVCGASGEDDRLGKKVTYAWLYPNFFINRYGRMMDTNLVLPTGVDTCEVVFDFYVDYDDAEEWEAKRTIRKSISQSHVIQQEDIEICESTQQGLRSMSFHSGRYSSLLEKSVHAFHAILWDEIKDDLTQ; encoded by the coding sequence ATGGACGTCCGATTTGCCCCCGACATCCCGATCGAGTCGGCCCCGACGCCCCCTTCGTCCTGGTACACCGAGCCTGTCGTGCTGGCGGCCGAGAAGCGGCGGGTCTTCCAGACCGCGTGGATCGCCGTGGGCCGGGCCGACCAGCTCGCCGGGCCCGGCAGCTACTTCACCGGCAACCTGGTAGGCAACCCCTACATCGTGCTGCGGGACGACGATGGCGGCCTCCGGGCGTTCCACAACGTCTGCCGTCACCACGCGGCGGTGGTGGCGCAGGAGTGCGGCCGCGCGTCGGAGCTGGTATGCCCCTACCACGGCTGGACCTACCGCCTTGACGGCCGATTGAAGCGGGCGCCGCACATGGGCCGGATGGAAGGCGTCAACGTCGGCGACCTCGGCCTGCCGCCGATCAGCGTCGAGCAGTGGGGTCCGTTCGTGCTGATCGACCTCGACGGGCCCCAGGGCGGCCCGGGCAATCCGCGGGACCTGGCCGCGGACGTCGGGCCGCTGAACCCGCCGCTGGACGAACTGGGGTTTCAGCACATGCAGTGGGTCGAGCGGCGCACCTACACCATCAACTGCAACTGGAAGGTGTTCGTCGAGAATTCGCTAGATGGCGGCTACCACGTGGCGTACGCGCACGAGCAGCTCGCCGGCAGCCTAGAGTTTGACGGCTACGCCACCAGCATCTTCGACCGCGGCTCGGTCCAGGTCTGCGGCGCCAGCGGCGAAGACGACCGCCTTGGGAAGAAGGTCACCTACGCCTGGCTCTACCCCAACTTCTTCATCAACCGTTACGGCCGGATGATGGACACCAACCTGGTGCTTCCCACTGGCGTGGACACGTGCGAGGTGGTGTTCGACTTCTACGTCGACTATGACGACGCGGAAGAATGGGAGGCCAAGCGCACCATCCGCAAGTCGATTAGCCAGTCGCACGTTATTCAGCAAGAAGACATCGAGATCTGCGAATCCACCCAGCAGGGGCTGCGGTCGATGTCGTTCCACTCGGGCCGCTACTCCTCCCTGCTAGAAAAGTCGGTGCACGCCTTCCACGCCATTCTGTGGGACGAAATCAAGGACGACCTCACGCAATGA
- a CDS encoding AAA family ATPase — protein sequence MSSHPTSQSQDFFPRLARLLNSGQSRSVILCGAIYDLQFDGGAYVPLNDYLLQKTSTPGLLQLVYELNGPVRMSEEARDKLRGAWVEWKSGVDANTLALRELREKGSRLEQLQDEFDRHLRDATGNPTLALEFLRQLTICSREALRENLMIIVEAADMLLPEAGQLSSLNDRQLHRISIVHDWFGDPDFVEGGDSVCLLAESRALIHSRVSRMPQVLSVEVPAPSTERRTGFIEHYLESASPKPKLWSSPQALGACTAGLSLQALRQLLAGAAYTGDAVTPDSVFDKVEEYIRSQLGDDVVDFKKPSHALKDVVGFSSLKEFLSRELIPRFKAKGAKALPGAGVAGAIGSGKTFIFEAVAAELDLPVLVLKNIRSQWFGQTDVIFERLRRVLDALDKVVIFVDEADTQFGRVDANAHETERRLTGKIQAMMSDPQLRGRVLWLLMTARIHLLSPDIRRPGRVGDLIIPVLDPTGDDRLAFIRWVLDAVSLDDDQTPRDDLVAELNKSLLPAIYSAAAFASLRSMLLAVEPKTWDEVRVAIHDQIPPAIGETREYQTLQALLNCTRRSLLPDPEVTDEAREAWARRARELELEGIR from the coding sequence ATGAGCTCCCACCCAACAAGCCAGAGCCAAGACTTTTTCCCGCGTCTAGCGCGGCTGCTGAACTCAGGCCAATCCCGCAGCGTGATCCTCTGCGGCGCCATCTACGACCTGCAGTTCGACGGTGGCGCGTATGTCCCGCTAAACGACTACCTGCTGCAGAAGACCAGCACCCCCGGCCTGCTGCAGCTGGTCTACGAGCTGAACGGCCCGGTGCGCATGAGCGAGGAGGCACGCGACAAGCTGCGCGGCGCCTGGGTCGAGTGGAAGTCGGGCGTGGACGCCAACACGCTCGCCCTTCGGGAGCTCCGCGAGAAGGGGTCGCGGCTCGAGCAGCTGCAGGACGAGTTCGACCGGCACCTCCGCGACGCGACCGGCAACCCCACGCTGGCGCTCGAATTCCTCCGTCAGCTCACGATTTGCTCGCGGGAGGCGTTGCGAGAGAACCTGATGATCATCGTCGAGGCCGCCGATATGCTGCTGCCGGAGGCCGGGCAGCTATCGTCGCTGAACGACCGGCAGCTGCACCGCATCAGCATCGTCCACGACTGGTTCGGCGACCCCGATTTCGTCGAGGGGGGCGACTCGGTCTGCCTGCTGGCGGAGTCGCGGGCGCTAATCCACAGCCGCGTCTCGCGGATGCCGCAGGTGCTCAGCGTCGAGGTGCCGGCGCCGTCGACGGAACGCCGCACCGGCTTCATCGAGCACTACCTGGAAAGCGCGTCGCCTAAGCCCAAACTCTGGTCCTCGCCGCAGGCGCTTGGCGCCTGCACGGCCGGACTATCGCTGCAGGCGCTGCGGCAGCTGCTCGCCGGCGCCGCCTACACGGGAGACGCCGTCACGCCGGACAGCGTGTTCGACAAGGTTGAGGAGTACATCCGCTCCCAGCTGGGCGACGACGTGGTGGACTTCAAGAAGCCCAGTCACGCGTTGAAAGACGTGGTTGGGTTCTCCTCGCTCAAAGAGTTCCTCTCCCGCGAGCTGATCCCCCGGTTCAAGGCCAAAGGCGCCAAGGCGCTGCCCGGGGCGGGCGTCGCGGGAGCGATTGGCAGCGGCAAGACGTTCATCTTCGAAGCGGTCGCCGCGGAGCTCGACCTGCCCGTGCTGGTTCTGAAGAACATCCGCAGCCAGTGGTTCGGCCAGACCGACGTCATCTTCGAGCGGCTCCGGCGCGTGCTCGACGCCCTGGACAAGGTGGTGATCTTTGTCGACGAGGCCGACACCCAGTTCGGCCGCGTCGACGCCAACGCCCACGAGACTGAGCGCCGCTTGACCGGCAAGATCCAGGCGATGATGAGCGACCCGCAGCTCCGCGGCCGTGTGCTGTGGCTGCTGATGACCGCCCGGATCCACCTGCTATCGCCCGACATCCGCCGGCCGGGCCGCGTTGGCGACCTCATTATCCCGGTGCTCGACCCCACCGGCGATGACCGCCTGGCGTTCATCCGCTGGGTGCTCGACGCCGTCAGCCTGGACGACGACCAGACGCCCCGTGACGACCTGGTGGCGGAGCTCAACAAGTCGCTCCTGCCCGCCATCTACTCGGCGGCGGCGTTCGCGTCGCTGCGGTCAATGCTGCTGGCCGTTGAACCCAAGACCTGGGACGAGGTCCGCGTTGCGATCCATGACCAGATCCCGCCCGCCATCGGGGAAACCCGCGAGTACCAGACGCTCCAGGCGCTGCTCAACTGCACCCGACGCTCGCTGCTGCCCGACCCGGAAGTGACCGACGAGGCGCGCGAAGCCTGGGCCCGCCGCGCCCGCGAGTTGGAGCTCGAAGGAATCCGCTAG